A portion of the Gossypium arboreum isolate Shixiya-1 chromosome 8, ASM2569848v2, whole genome shotgun sequence genome contains these proteins:
- the LOC108468571 gene encoding eukaryotic translation initiation factor 4G-like, with protein sequence MSFKQSRSDKSEQQQYRKLGRSASSNQQQRTSSGVYGEGAGGGPAPSSSLSSSSSSSRSFKKSNNAQGGQPRVHTPAVNSTESSNASAARNIQTGARVQPQLQGASNMLVASGVAKPVGSSANQRSTQAVPKAPTSLSASLSSDSSFSTHPTKGDASQAFSLQFGSISPGSMNGMQIPAQTSSAPPNLDEQKRDQACHGSSVKSVSNLPTTVPWQQLPRKDSVATGQSNSGEAHSMPMVKKDVQASAGPPANQTQKSSHLNIPMASMQMPFHHQPQVPMQFGVSNPQIQSQSLSVSATSIQMPVRMPIPVENDPQVMQQQLLVPGLSPYPLPLQGMMHQGQGLSFTPPLGGQLAPQLGNLGMGIAPQYPQQQGGKFSVPRKTTVKITHPETREELRLNERTDTYLDSGSSGPRSHPIVPSQFQPVPSFAPHSINYYSDPYNTNSIFYPPPNTLQLSSSQIAVAPNAQGLRFNYPVGQSHQNISYMNSAAAHGSLPVNKSVNLKHGTLESPSVELACDVHDVASSASSGITLVTVKPAIVSAGEKVIDSSLSINLPAVEKVGLLKPSVPSSDGSLSQAQRDLDTCQESSVQQPKCESESLASNSLPATATKRVQATNLDEFVSSAPAAMSEESGRVVVGNDSGRDSLTYSNSVKDYQKKPGKEGHIQPPNQSMSTSYSASHTAEHSISSDSAVSDTIRAKTALTSSSAAYVLPQPTKKLSINGSSTSSIDLRTDRKRDGLTFDSSEVSGTGSNVDCLDVVQHANIDGSSKLDEQLKPEINRIKDPLKSMELESDQNSALEVSTTSYIVPTFVTARPMLDEDVGASIENKRVSDSMDFSSSKVSKSTDLESSHVVITFGSNASAKAVDSNEVTVTKSGASDQQSTLVTTTGLFDSSSKYEGGGVPVPSSKDKPAPDLSRTKSTSVRWRKKRQEFLEKADAAGTTSDRYIAFKIPEEKKETVVPSASAESNCTGVDLKLVSHESPQVDSTGSEKLAQDKAQLDDWEDAADSCAPKLETSNNGEKAHEGLINIEKDGSGNISKKYSRDFLLKFAEQCTDLPQGFEIASDIAPLMTPNVNGSHLVDRDSYPSPRRKMDRQSSGSRLDRRGSGMVDNERCVKLSGSFRSGRDMRLDPSYGAAASFQPAQGGNFGIVRHPRAQTSLPFVGGILAGPMHPMGLQGGMPRNSPDTDRWQPVANYSQKGLISSPQTPLQMMHRAARKYEMGKVTDEETLKQRQLKAILNKLTPQNFEKLFEQVKAVNIDNAVTLTGVISQIFDKALMEPTFCEMYANFCYHLAGELPDFSEGNEKITFKRLLLNKCQEEFERGEREQEEANKVEEVGEAKRSEEEREEKRIKARRRMLGNIRLIGEVYKKKMLTEKIMHECIKKLLGEYENPDEEDIEALCKLMSTIGEMIDHPKAKVSMDAYFERMAKLSNNVKLSSRVRFMLKDAIDLRKNKWQQRRKVDGPKKIEEVHRDVAQERQAQASRLAHGPGINPAARRAPSDFGPRASVLSSPGPQVGSFRGSPTQLRGFGAQDARMDDRLRIETRNLLVPLPQRPVGDDSIALGHQRGLARGMDFRGPPAMPSTPLADVSPISGDSRRLAAGLNGFSSLPERANYGSREEFMPRDMRERFAAPAAYDQLSSQEPGMSFSNRDLRNPNRPLAASPARGQTSGFAQNTPYARDEKEVALCIKDLNSQSFHPTMIALWVTDSFERKDMERHLLAKLLVNLARSHDGVLSQDQLVKGFESVLSTLEDVVNDAPKAAEFLGHILAKIIVENVVTLSEIGRLIYDGGEEPGRLLETGLAADVLGSTLGVINTEKGETVLNEIRASSCLRLEDFRPPHSNKSSILEKFI encoded by the exons GAGATGCATCCCAAGCATTCTCTTTACAGTTTGGGTCCATAAGTCCTGGTTCAATGAATGGAATGCAG ATTCCAGCACAAACTAGCTCAGCACCCCCAAATTTGGATGAGCAGAAACGCGATCAG GCATGCCATGGTTCTTCTGTTAAATCTGTGTCAAATTTGCCCACTACTGTTCCTTGGCAGCAGCTACCAAGAAAAGATTCAGTTGCAACTGGCCAATCTAATTCTGGGGAGGCTCACTCCATGCCCATGGTCAAAAAAGATGTACAAGCCTCCGCAGGACCCCCTGCGAACCAGACACAGAAGTCATCTCATCTTAATATTCCCATGGCCTCAATGCAAATGCCATTTCATCACCAACCTCAGGTTCCCATGCAATTTGGTGTGAGTAATCCACAGATTCAATCTCAGTCTCTGAGTGTAAGTGCTACTTCAATCCAGATGCCAGTGCGTATGCCAATCCCAGTGGAAAATGACCCTCAGGTGATGCAGCAGCAACTTTTAGTCCCAGGTCTTTCGCCTTACCCATTGCCACTTCAGGGAATGATGCATCAGGGTCAGGGCTTGAGTTTCACGCCACCTTTGGGTGGTCAGCTTGCACCCCAATTGGGCAACTTGGGAATGGGCATTGCCCCTCAGTATCCTCAACAGCAAGGAGGGAAATTCAGTGTTCCTCGAAAAACTACTGTCAAGATTACACACCCTGAGACTCGCGAAGAATTAAGGCTTAATGAACGAACAGATACATATTTAGACAGTGGGTCATCAGGTCCAAGGTCTCATCCTATTGTGCCTTCTCAATTCCAACCAGTTCCATCATTTGCTCCTCATTCAATCAACTATTATTCCGATCCTTACAATACCAATTCCATCTTTTATCCACCACCAAATACTCTGCAACTGTCTAGTAGCCAGATAGCAGTAGCACCAAATGCCCAAGGGCTGAGATTTAATTATCCTGTTGGCCAGAGTCATCAAAACATTTCTTATATGAACTCAGCAGCTGCCCATGGTTCACTTCCAGTTAATAAATCTGTAAATCTTAAACATGGTACTTTAGAATCACCAAGTGTGGAACTGGCATGTGATGTTCACGATGTAGCATCCTCTGCTTCATCAGGCATAACACTGGTTACAGTCAAGCCAGCAATTGTTTCTGCTGGAGAAAAGGTGATAGATTCATCTTTATCAATTAATTTGCCCGCTGTTGAAAAGGTTGGATTACTAAAACCTTCAGTACCATCTAGTGACGGTAGCTTATCTCAGGCTCAAAGAGATTTGGATACTTGTCAAGAGAGCTCTGTACAGCAGCCAAAATGTgaaagtgaatcattagcatccaATTCATTGCCAGCTACAGCAACAAAAAGAGTTCAAGCAACTAACTTGGATGAGTTCGTATCTTCTGCTCCAGCTGCTATGTCTGAGGAGTCAGGCCGGGTTGTTGTCGGTAATGACAGCGGGAGGGACAGTTTGACCTATTCTAACTCTGTAAAAGATTATCAGAAGAAGCCGGGTAAGGAAGGACATATTCAGCCACCAAATCAG TCCATGTCAACATCCTACTCGGCTTCCCACACTGCAGAACACAGTATTTCCTCCGACAGTGCAGTCTCTGACACTATAAGGGCCAAAACAGCTTTAACATCATCATCAGCTGCTTATGTTTTGCCACAACCTACCAAGAAGTTATCAATTAATGGTTCTTCAACTTCTTCTATAGATCTGAGGACAGACAGGAAGAGAGACGGCTTAACCTTTGATTCATCTGAAGTTTCTGGTACTGGCAGTAATGTTGATTGCTTGGACGTGGTTCAGCATGCTAATATAGATGGTTCTTCCAAGCTTGATGAGCAACTGAAACCTGAAATTAATAGAATTAAGGATCCCTTGAAATCTATGGAGCTTGAATCCGATCAGAATTCTGCTTTGGAGGTATCAACTACCAGTTATATTGTTCCTACCTTTGTTACTGCACGTCCAATGCTTGATGAAGACGTTGGGGCTAGCATTGAAAATAAGAGAGTCTCTGATAGTATGGATTTTTCTTCCTCTAAAGTATCCAAATCTACAGATCTTGAAAGTTCACATGTTGTAATCACCTTTGGTTCCAATGCATCTGCAAAAGCCGTCGATAGCAATGAGGTCACTGTTACTAAATCTGGTGCATCTGACCAGCAGTCTACTCTGGTCACAACTACTGGTCTCTTCGATTCATCATCAAAATATGAAGGAGGTGGTGTTCCTGTACCTAGTTCAAAGGACAAACCTGCACCAGATCTCAGTAGGACAAAGAGTACTTCAGTTAGATGGAGGAAAAAAAGACAAGAATTTCTTGAGAAGGCTGATGCTGCCGGGACAACTTCTGATCGCTACATAGCTTTTAAAATTCCCGAGGAAAAGAAAGAGACAGTCGTACCTTCAGCAAGTGCAGAGAGCAATTGCACTGGGGTTGATTTGAAGCTGGTATCTCATGAGTCCCCTCAGGTGGATTCTACAGGAAGTGAGAAACTTGCACAGGATAAGGCTCAACTTGATGATTGGGAAGATGCTGCTGACAGCTGTGCACCAAAATTAGAAACTTCTAATAATGGCGAGAAGGCTCATGAAGGGTTAATAAATATCGAGAAAGATGGAAGTGGGAATATATCAAAGAAGTATTCCAGAGATTTCCTTCTTAAGTTTGCCGAGCAGTGTACTGATCTTCCACAAGGTTTTGAGATTGCTTCAGATATTGCGCCCTTGATGACTCCCAATGTCAATGGCTCGCACCTTGTTGATCGTGATTCATATCCTAGTCCTAGAAGAAAAATGGATAGGCAATCTAGTGGATCTCGATTAGATCGACGTGGTAGTGGAATGGTTGATAACGAGAGATGTGTGAAACTATCTGGTTCTTTTAGGTCAGGAAGGGATATGCGTCTTGATCCTAGTTATGGTGCTGCTGCAAGTTTTCAGCCTGCCCAGGGAGGTAACTTTGGCATTGTAAGGCACCCACGAGCTCAAACATCGCTGCCATTTGTTGGAGGGATCCTTGCTGGACCAATGCACCCTATGGGTCTGCAAGGAGGGATGCCAAGAAATAGTCCTGATACTGACAGGTGGCAGCCTGTTGCTAACTATTCGCAGAAGGGGTTGATTTCTTCACCACAAACACCATTACAGATGATGCACAGAGCTGCAAGAAAGTATGAAATGGGTAAAGTTACTGATGAGGAAACCTTAAAGCAAAGGCAACTAAAAGCCATTTTGAACAAACTAACTCCCCAAAACTTTGAGAAACTCTTTGAGCAAGTAAAAGCAGTGAACATTGACAATGCAGTTACACTCACAGGTGTCATCTCACAAATCTTTGACAAAGCTTTGATGGAGCCTACTTTCTGTGAAATGTATGCGAACTTCTGTTATCATCTGGCAGGAGAGTTGCCTGATTTTAGTGAAGGCAATGAAAAGATTACTTTCAAGAGATTGCTGCTGAACAAGTGCCAGGAGGAATTTGAAAGAGGGGAGAGAGAGCAAGAAGAAGCAAATAAAGTTGAGGAAGTGGGTGAGGCTAAACGGTCTGAGGAggaaagagaggagaagagaatcAAGGCACGGAGACGAATGTTGGGTAACATCAGACTTATTGGAGAGGTGTACAAGAAGAAAATGTTAACTGAGAAAATCATGCATGAATGCATCAAGAAATTACTTGGTGAATATGAGAATCCTGATGAAGAAGATATTGAGGCTTTGTGCAAATTAATGAGTACGATTGGAGAAATGATAGACCATCCCAAAGCAAAGGTGTCTATGGATGCCTATTTTGAGAGGATGGCTAAGTTGTCAAACAATGTGAAATTATCTTCTAGGGTTAGGTTCATGTTGAAAGATGCTATTGATCTGAGAAAGAATAAGTGGCAGCAGAGGAGGAAAGTTGACGGGCCTAAAAAGATTGAAGAAGTGCACAGAGATGTCGCTCAAGAGCGACAAGCACAAGCCAGTAGGCTTGCTCATGGTCCGGGCATCAATCCTGCTGCAAGAAGGGCACCCTCGGATTTTGGCCCACGAGCATCTGTGTTATCTTCTCCTGGTCCTCAGGTAGGTAGTTTCCGTGGGTCACCAACTCAGCTCCGTGGTTTTGGGGCTCAGGATGCTCGCATGGATGACAGGCTGCGTATTGAGACTAGGAATTTGTTAGTTCCCTTGCCTCAAAGACCAGTCGGTGATGATTCTATTGCTTTGGGCCATCAGCGTGGCCTAGCTAGAGGGATGGATTTTAGAGGACCGCCAGCAATGCCAAGTACTCCCTTAGCTGATGTTTCTCCTATTTCTGGAGATTCAAGAAGATTGGCTGCTGGTTTGAATGGTTTTAGTTCTCTACCAGAGCGGGCTAATTATGGTTCTAGAGAGGAATTCATGCCAAGAGATATGAGAGAGAGATTTGCAGCGCCAGCTGCTTATGACCAGTTGAGTTCCCAGGAACCTGGCATGAGTTTCAGTAATAGGGATTTGAGGAACCCAAATAGACCTCTTGCAGCATCTCCTGCACGAGGCCAAACATCAGGCTTCGCTCAAAATACTCCTTA TGCTAGGGATGAGAAAGAAGTTGCTTTGTGCATCAAAGATTTGAACTCTCAGAGCTTCCATCCGACAATGATTGCTCTTTGGGTAACAGACTCTTTCGAGAGGAAAGATATGGAACGGCATCTTTTGGCAAAGCTACTTGTCAATCTGGCAAGGTCCCATGATGGTGTGTTGAGCCAAGATCAACTTGTTAAAGG GTTTGAATCTGTTCTCAGCACATTGGAGGATGTAGTGAATGATGCTCCGAAAGCTGCTGAATTTCTTGGTCATATCCTTGCCAAAATCATAGTAGAAAATGTGGTTACCCTGAGTGAGATTGGACGTTTAATATATGATGGGGGAGAGGAGCCAGGGCGTCTACTAGAAACAGGGCTGGCTGCTGATGTTCTTGGAAGCACCTTGGGGGTAATTAACACAGAGAAAGGAGAAACTGTCTTGAATGAAATTCGAGCAAGTTCGTGTCTGCGATTGGAGGACTTTCGACCTCCACATTCTAACAAATCAAGCATTTTAGAAAAGTTTATTTAA